From the genome of Burkholderia cepacia ATCC 25416:
GTTGCCGCGGTGACGCCACACGAGCAGCACGCTCATCGCGAGCACGGCCCATGCGACCGGGTTGTGGCCCGTGCCGAACAGGAACACGTCGAACACCGGCGCGAACACGGCCGCCACCAGCGCCGCGAGCGACGAATAGCGGAAGAAGAACGCGACGATCAGCCAGGTCAGCGCGGTCGCGAGCCCGAGCACCGGGTGCACGGCGAGCAGCACGCCAGCCGCGGTCGCGACGCCCTTGCCGCCCTGGAAGCGGAAGAACACCGGATACAGGTGACCGAGGAACACGGCGATCGCGACCCATGCGACCGCGACGTCGGGCAGGCCGAAGCGGCGGGCGAGCCAGACGGCAATCCAGCCCTTGAACGCGTCGCCGACGAGCGTCAGGATCGCGGCCTTCTTGTTGCCGCTGCGCAGCACGTTGGTCGCGCCGGGATTCTTCGACCCGTACGAACGCGGGTCGGCCAGGCCCATCGCGCCACTGACGACGACGGCGAACGACACCGAACCGATCAGGTAGGCAACGAGGGCGGCGAGCAGGATCTGCATGCGGTGGACTCTTCTTTCAACGTATCGGTAAAGGGATGGCTGCGCGGCAAGCCCGCAAGCCGAAACGGCGCCCATTCTACCGAACGGGCGCGGCCTGCCACGAAGGTGAAACCCTCAGTCGACACTGGCGCACTGTACGGGCTGCGCGCCGAGCAGCGACGTGAGCACGGCCGGCGCAAGACTGACGAGGTAGCCGCGGCGGCCGCCGTTCAGGTAGATCGTCGGCAGTTCGAGGATCGTCGCCTCGACGTAGACGGGCATCGTCTTGCGCGTGCCGAACGGCGACGTGCCGCCGACGAGATAGCCCGAATGGCGGTTCGCGACCTCGGGCTTGCACGGTTCGACGCGCTTCGCGCCGATCTGCCGTGCGAGGTTCTTCGTCGATACCGTGCGGTCGCCGTGCATCAGCACGATCAGCGGCTTCGCATGCTCGTCTTCCATCACGAGCGTCTTCACGACGCTGTGCTCGTCGACGCCGAGCTGGCGCGCCGATTCGCCGGTGCCGCCGTGCTCGACGTAGTCGTACGGATGCTCGCCGAACGCCACGCCGTGGCGGCGCAACAGCTGGGTGGCAGGGGTTTCGGACACGTGTCTGGATTTGCTCATGGCGGCATTTTAATGGTGAACGACCGGCTGGCGCGCAATCGCGCCCTTGGGCCCTTGGGCCCTCGCACCCGCGCCGGCGGTATACTCGCGGCCCGTTTTCCGCCGGGCGGCCTGCTGCGTCGCCGCAGCGATTCCGTCCATCATCATTGCGGACATCGCGAAGCGCTATTGCCCGAATGGCCGATTGTGGCGCACGCGCCGTCATGGCACGATCGTTCGCCAACCTCGTCGGCCGCCGCCCGCCCCTTTTCTGGAGACGCCATGTCCTCGCCCCTCCGTTCTTCCGAGCCGCTCGACGTCGATGCACTGCTCGCCGCGCTGCCCCGCCGCATCGCCGACGTGCCCGCACGCCGGGCCGCCCAGGCACCCGAGCATCCGGCGCTGATCGAGGACGCACGCAGGCTGTCGTACGGCGACCTGTCGCAAGCCGTCAATGCGGCGGCCGCGCTGCTCGCCGGCCTCGGCGTGCAAGGCGGCGACCGCGTGATGATCGTCGCCGAAAACTGCGTCGCGCAGATCGTGCTGCTGTTCGCGGTCGCCCGCCTCGACGCGTGGGCGCTCGTGTCGAACGCGCGATTGTCGGCCGGCGAACTCGACGCGATCGCCGCGCACGCGCACCCGAAGCTGATCGCGTTCACCACCGACGTATCGCCCGACGCACGCACGCATGCCGCGCGGCACGGCGCGACAGCTGCCGGCGCACTGCCGGTCGACATCGGCGCGTGGTCGTATCGCGTCGACGCGAGCGCGCCTGGCGAACCGGTCGCCGCCGACGGCGCCGCGCAATGCGCGGCGCTGATCTACACGACCGGCACGACCG
Proteins encoded in this window:
- the plsY gene encoding glycerol-3-phosphate 1-O-acyltransferase PlsY, translating into MQILLAALVAYLIGSVSFAVVVSGAMGLADPRSYGSKNPGATNVLRSGNKKAAILTLVGDAFKGWIAVWLARRFGLPDVAVAWVAIAVFLGHLYPVFFRFQGGKGVATAAGVLLAVHPVLGLATALTWLIVAFFFRYSSLAALVAAVFAPVFDVFLFGTGHNPVAWAVLAMSVLLVWRHRGNISKLLAGQESRIGDKKKAAADGGAQDGGKA
- the ybaK gene encoding Cys-tRNA(Pro) deacylase, with the translated sequence MSKSRHVSETPATQLLRRHGVAFGEHPYDYVEHGGTGESARQLGVDEHSVVKTLVMEDEHAKPLIVLMHGDRTVSTKNLARQIGAKRVEPCKPEVANRHSGYLVGGTSPFGTRKTMPVYVEATILELPTIYLNGGRRGYLVSLAPAVLTSLLGAQPVQCASVD